The following proteins are encoded in a genomic region of Candidatus Rokuibacteriota bacterium:
- a CDS encoding ABC transporter ATP-binding protein, whose amino-acid sequence MISVRGLGMRLESGGRPVDVLTEVSLEVPARQFVAVAGASGSGKSTLLGLIAGLDRPTTGRIVVNGVELTGLGEDALARFRSDTIGYVFQSFHLIPTLTALENVAVPLELAADPDALERAQALLREVGLEERAHHYPVQLSGGEQQRVAVARAVARRPTLLLADEPTGNLDSATGKQIIDLLVALNENLGSTLVLVTHDAALAALADRVITLRDGRIVSDETSNGCAA is encoded by the coding sequence ATGATCAGCGTCCGCGGCCTTGGCATGCGTCTCGAGAGCGGCGGCCGCCCGGTGGACGTGCTCACCGAGGTCTCCCTCGAGGTGCCGGCCCGCCAATTCGTCGCCGTGGCGGGAGCCTCCGGCAGCGGCAAGTCCACGCTGCTGGGCCTGATCGCGGGCCTCGACCGGCCCACGACGGGGCGGATCGTGGTGAACGGGGTCGAGCTGACGGGCCTCGGCGAGGACGCCCTCGCGCGCTTTCGCAGCGACACCATCGGCTACGTCTTCCAGTCCTTCCACCTGATCCCGACACTGACGGCGCTCGAGAACGTCGCGGTGCCGCTCGAGTTGGCGGCAGATCCTGACGCGCTCGAGCGGGCGCAAGCGCTCTTGAGAGAGGTGGGCCTCGAAGAGCGCGCGCACCACTACCCCGTCCAGCTCTCGGGAGGCGAGCAGCAGCGCGTGGCCGTGGCGCGCGCGGTCGCGCGGCGCCCGACGCTCCTCCTGGCCGACGAGCCGACGGGCAACCTCGACTCGGCCACGGGCAAGCAGATCATCGATCTCCTGGTCGCGCTGAACGAGAACCTCGGCAGCACGCTGGTGCTGGTGACCCACGATGCGGCGCTGGCCGCGCTCGCCGACCGCGTGATCACGCTCCGCGACGGGCGCATCGTGAGCGACGAGACGAGCAATGGCTGCGCGGCCTAG
- a CDS encoding ABC transporter permease, producing MAARPSLDFVLKLAWRETRGAGRHFAYLIACITLGVGALVAVGSFASSLERTVGRSARALMGGDVEIRSTQPLSPAGQAVVAEMARGGVEVLPVLELVAMSAADGRSQIVELKTVGAGYPFYGDLITEPAAPLGTLVGKNRALVHPSLLQKLGASVGDHMKIGEADFVISGVIRQEPDRSVGVFSLGPRVMIAPEDLPGTKLVRPGSRVRHRVLFRVPAGTSADAFKDALAARLPDTVARITTYAQAQPGVRRFWDQLTVYLGLTGLVALMVGGIGVATSVRAFVRGKLDTIAVLKCLGAGWRQVLAAYLLQTVLLGLGGSLLGAALGSALQLALVPALSPLLPIPLEASMSLRSVLAGLGMGTGLTLLFALWPLLDVRRVPPALILRRDVEARLPGRRPWLVGLPIVAGLAALAFWQAGSFKVGGLFVGGLAGALALLGLTARLVIAGAKRLPRLRSLAWRQAVANVHRPGSHAGVVLVSLGVAVMLIVAVALLGQSLRAELADRGPERSPAFFFIDIQRDQVVPFTRLVTDLAGHAPELTPVVRSRLATVNGASVADDPRQKQEEVWYLSREYVLTWGAEPPAHNVVIAGRWWTADEARGEALISVEEDIAKNLGVTIGGTLGFDIQGVTVQARVVNIRHVDWQTFNTNFFVIFSQGALDDAPSTWIATARAAPADESVVQSAVTAAFPNVTAIPVREVLERIAGVLDQIALAIRLLAGVSIATGLIVTAGALGVSRHQRLYQSVILKTLGATRGFVARVFALEYAILGVAAGLCGSLLAAALAWSVGHWALDIGWAGSPLTIAGGVAAAALLAIGVGFLGTFRLLGRKPLGVLRGE from the coding sequence ATGGCTGCGCGGCCTAGTCTCGACTTCGTCTTGAAGCTCGCGTGGCGGGAGACGCGCGGCGCGGGGCGGCACTTCGCCTATCTCATCGCCTGCATCACGCTCGGCGTGGGCGCCCTCGTCGCGGTCGGCAGCTTCGCCTCGAGTCTCGAGCGCACGGTGGGCCGCTCCGCGCGCGCGCTCATGGGCGGCGACGTCGAGATCCGCAGCACCCAGCCGTTGTCGCCCGCCGGTCAAGCCGTCGTGGCGGAAATGGCGCGCGGCGGCGTCGAGGTCCTCCCCGTCCTGGAGCTGGTCGCCATGTCGGCGGCGGACGGGCGGAGCCAGATCGTGGAGCTCAAGACCGTCGGCGCCGGCTATCCGTTTTACGGGGACCTCATCACGGAGCCCGCGGCGCCCCTCGGGACGCTGGTCGGCAAGAACCGCGCCCTCGTCCATCCCTCGCTGCTCCAGAAGCTCGGAGCCTCGGTCGGCGACCACATGAAGATCGGCGAGGCCGACTTCGTCATCAGCGGCGTCATTCGCCAGGAGCCCGACCGCTCCGTCGGCGTCTTCTCGCTCGGGCCGCGTGTGATGATCGCGCCCGAAGACCTACCGGGCACCAAGCTGGTGCGCCCGGGCAGCCGGGTGCGCCATCGCGTGCTCTTCCGTGTGCCCGCCGGGACGAGCGCCGACGCGTTCAAGGACGCGCTTGCGGCACGGCTGCCCGACACGGTCGCGCGGATCACGACGTACGCGCAGGCCCAGCCGGGCGTGCGCCGCTTCTGGGACCAGCTGACGGTCTACCTCGGCCTCACGGGTCTCGTCGCCCTCATGGTGGGCGGCATCGGCGTCGCGACCAGCGTGCGGGCGTTCGTGCGCGGCAAGCTCGATACGATCGCGGTGCTGAAGTGCCTCGGCGCGGGCTGGCGTCAAGTGCTGGCCGCCTATCTCCTCCAGACGGTGCTCCTCGGGCTGGGCGGCAGCCTGCTCGGCGCCGCCCTCGGCTCAGCACTCCAGCTGGCGCTCGTGCCGGCGCTCTCGCCGCTTCTCCCCATCCCGCTCGAGGCGTCCATGTCTCTCCGCTCCGTGCTGGCGGGGCTCGGCATGGGCACGGGGCTCACGCTCCTGTTCGCGCTCTGGCCGCTGCTCGACGTCCGCCGCGTGCCGCCCGCGCTCATCCTGCGCCGTGACGTCGAAGCCCGGCTGCCGGGCCGACGGCCATGGCTCGTCGGGTTGCCGATCGTGGCGGGGCTCGCGGCCCTCGCCTTCTGGCAGGCAGGCTCGTTTAAGGTAGGCGGCCTCTTCGTCGGCGGCCTGGCGGGCGCGCTCGCCCTGCTCGGGCTCACCGCGCGGCTCGTCATCGCCGGCGCGAAGCGCCTCCCGCGCCTGCGTTCGCTCGCCTGGCGCCAGGCCGTGGCCAATGTCCACCGCCCCGGCTCTCACGCGGGCGTGGTCCTGGTCTCGCTCGGCGTGGCCGTGATGCTGATCGTCGCCGTGGCGCTCCTCGGGCAGAGCCTGCGCGCCGAGCTGGCCGACCGCGGACCGGAGCGGTCACCTGCATTCTTCTTCATCGACATCCAGCGCGACCAGGTCGTGCCCTTCACGCGGCTCGTGACGGATCTCGCAGGACACGCGCCCGAGCTCACGCCCGTCGTCCGCTCGCGGCTTGCCACCGTCAACGGCGCCTCCGTCGCCGATGATCCGCGGCAGAAGCAGGAGGAGGTCTGGTACCTCTCGCGCGAGTACGTGCTGACCTGGGGCGCCGAGCCGCCCGCGCACAACGTCGTCATCGCCGGCCGCTGGTGGACGGCGGACGAGGCGCGTGGGGAGGCCTTGATCTCCGTCGAAGAGGATATCGCGAAGAACCTCGGGGTCACGATCGGCGGCACGCTGGGCTTCGACATCCAGGGCGTCACGGTGCAGGCGCGGGTCGTCAACATCCGCCACGTGGACTGGCAGACCTTCAACACCAACTTCTTCGTGATCTTCTCGCAGGGCGCGCTCGACGACGCGCCCTCGACCTGGATCGCGACCGCGCGCGCGGCGCCGGCCGACGAGAGCGTCGTCCAGTCGGCCGTCACCGCGGCCTTCCCGAACGTCACGGCCATCCCCGTGCGCGAGGTGCTCGAGCGCATCGCCGGGGTCCTCGACCAGATCGCTCTCGCGATCCGGCTCCTGGCGGGCGTGAGCATCGCGACGGGTCTCATCGTCACGGCGGGCGCCCTTGGAGTCAGCCGCCACCAGCGGCTCTACCAGAGCGTGATCCTGAAGACGCTCGGTGCTACGCGCGGCTTCGTCGCGCGCGTCTTCGCCCTCGAGTACGCGATCTTGGGCGTGGCGGCAGGGCTCTGCGGCTCGCTCCTGGCCGCCGCGCTGGCCTGGAGCGTCGGCCACTGGGCGCTCGATATCGGCTGGGCGGGCTCGCCGCTGACCATAGCTGGAGGCGTTGCGGCAGCGGCCTTGCTCGCGATCGGCGTCGGCTTCCTCGGCACCTTCCGGCTCCTCGGCCGGAAGCCTCTCGGCGTCCTGAGAGGCGAATGA
- a CDS encoding ATP-grasp domain-containing protein, which yields MTQPRLLLLVPTTTYRTEDFVEAARRLDVDLVVAAERPNTLAAALPDHLLSLPFGDPAAAAALMRDYARTRPVAAVVPVDDATTVVGAAIGQALGLRANALSAVAATRNKQAMREALARGGVRQPGFAVFSVTDDPQAVAARARFPCVLKPLVLSASRGVIRADTRAEFAASWTRIAAILSESDVQALGDGASKILVEDFVPGVEVSLEGMLTEGSLATLAIFDKPDPLDGPFFEETIYVTPSRLPEVTQRAVAASAGQAARALGLSDGPVHAEMRINDAGPWLIELAARSIGGLCSRTLRFGTGMSLEEIILRHALGWPIASLERERPAAGVMMIPIPRGGILEEVRGLDAARAVAGIEDVTISIPKGHPVVPLPEGSRYLGFIFSRATTPADAEASLRHAHALLDFTIR from the coding sequence GTGACGCAGCCGCGACTGCTCCTGCTGGTCCCGACGACGACCTACCGCACCGAGGACTTCGTGGAGGCGGCGCGCCGCCTCGACGTGGACCTGGTGGTGGCGGCGGAGCGGCCTAACACGCTGGCCGCAGCCCTCCCGGATCATCTCCTGTCGCTGCCGTTCGGCGACCCGGCTGCCGCCGCCGCGCTCATGCGCGACTACGCGCGCACCCGCCCGGTCGCCGCCGTCGTGCCCGTGGACGACGCGACCACCGTGGTGGGCGCCGCCATCGGCCAGGCGCTGGGGCTCCGCGCCAACGCGCTCTCCGCAGTCGCCGCCACGCGGAACAAGCAGGCCATGCGAGAGGCGCTGGCGCGGGGTGGGGTGCGCCAGCCCGGCTTCGCGGTCTTCTCCGTCACGGACGACCCGCAGGCCGTCGCGGCGCGCGCGCGCTTCCCGTGCGTGCTCAAGCCGCTCGTCCTCTCGGCGAGCCGCGGCGTCATCCGCGCCGACACGCGGGCCGAGTTCGCCGCGTCGTGGACACGCATCGCGGCCATCCTCAGCGAGTCCGATGTCCAGGCGCTGGGAGACGGCGCGTCGAAGATCCTCGTGGAGGATTTCGTGCCGGGCGTCGAGGTGTCGCTCGAGGGGATGCTGACGGAAGGGAGCCTGGCGACGCTGGCAATCTTCGACAAGCCGGATCCGCTCGACGGGCCCTTCTTCGAGGAGACGATCTACGTCACGCCCTCCCGGCTGCCCGAGGTGACCCAAAGGGCGGTCGCTGCGTCTGCGGGGCAGGCCGCCCGGGCGCTCGGGCTTTCAGACGGGCCCGTCCACGCCGAGATGCGTATTAATGATGCGGGGCCCTGGCTCATCGAACTGGCCGCGCGCTCCATCGGGGGGCTGTGCTCGCGCACGCTGCGCTTCGGCACCGGGATGTCGCTCGAGGAGATCATCCTGCGCCACGCGCTGGGCTGGCCGATCGCCTCGCTCGAGCGTGAGCGTCCCGCCGCGGGCGTCATGATGATCCCGATCCCGCGCGGCGGCATCCTCGAAGAGGTCCGCGGCCTCGACGCCGCGCGGGCCGTCGCCGGTATCGAGGACGTCACCATCTCCATCCCCAAGGGCCACCCGGTCGTCCCGCTGCCCGAGGGATCGCGCTATCTCGGCTTCATCTTCTCCCGCGCCACGACGCCCGCCGATGCCGAAGCCTCGCTGCGCCACGCCCACGCACTGCTGGACTTCACCATCCGTTAA
- a CDS encoding ABC transporter substrate-binding protein, with amino-acid sequence MTLFARRWIRLAALAASLAVPLPAFAAEVVRMGDLPAITNAGLYIAIEKGYFQARGITVETERFASAGKMIAPLATGQLDVAVGAPSAGLYNAIAGGMDFRVVADKGQLRPGGSFVPVIVRKDLVDSGRVKSIKDLKGLKVANGAKGITLDYLLAKLLEQAGLGFDAVDVVYLSYPDAIKALASKAVDAAIAPEPWGVQAEQQKAGVRLFLTEQTPAVATFQVGVIMYAGKFIKERPKVAREFLQAYVQGIKYYSQRGLKDPEVAGILSKHTKVPVETIQATIPFYVDPGARPRVQDLATLQDWFHQMGWVKEKVPMERVVDLSFLE; translated from the coding sequence GTGACACTGTTCGCGCGCCGGTGGATCCGCCTCGCCGCCCTGGCTGCATCTCTCGCGGTTCCGCTCCCGGCCTTTGCGGCCGAGGTCGTCAGGATGGGCGACCTGCCCGCGATCACGAACGCCGGGCTCTACATCGCGATCGAGAAGGGCTACTTCCAGGCTCGGGGCATCACGGTGGAGACCGAGCGCTTCGCCTCGGCGGGCAAGATGATCGCCCCGCTCGCCACGGGGCAGCTCGACGTCGCCGTCGGCGCGCCCTCGGCCGGGCTCTACAACGCCATCGCGGGCGGCATGGACTTCAGGGTCGTGGCCGACAAGGGGCAGCTGCGCCCCGGCGGGAGCTTCGTCCCGGTGATCGTCCGCAAGGACCTCGTCGATTCCGGCCGTGTCAAGTCCATCAAGGACCTCAAGGGCCTCAAGGTGGCGAACGGCGCCAAGGGCATCACCCTCGACTACCTCCTCGCCAAGTTGCTCGAGCAGGCCGGCCTGGGCTTCGACGCGGTCGACGTCGTGTACCTGTCCTATCCCGACGCCATCAAGGCGCTCGCGAGCAAGGCCGTGGACGCCGCCATCGCGCCCGAGCCCTGGGGCGTGCAGGCCGAGCAGCAGAAGGCCGGCGTGCGCCTCTTCCTCACCGAGCAGACCCCTGCCGTCGCCACCTTCCAGGTGGGCGTGATCATGTACGCGGGCAAGTTCATCAAGGAGCGCCCGAAAGTGGCGCGGGAGTTCCTGCAGGCCTACGTCCAGGGCATCAAGTACTACAGCCAGCGCGGGCTCAAGGATCCCGAGGTCGCCGGGATCCTGTCGAAGCACACCAAGGTCCCCGTCGAGACAATCCAGGCCACGATCCCCTTCTACGTCGACCCCGGCGCGCGCCCGCGGGTGCAGGACCTGGCCACGCTCCAGGACTGGTTCCACCAAATGGGGTGGGTGAAGGAGAAGGTCCCGATGGAGCGGGTGGTCGACCTCTCCTTCCTCGAGTAG
- a CDS encoding RluA family pseudouridine synthase has translation MSRATLADRLRALFPDSSGRSLKQWLESGRVEVNGRVARDGRAVMRAGDRVELGGRGRIPFPKGLGLVYQDDAIVVVDKPARLLTMATERERERTAYRLLWDYLQAQRPRTRPFIVHRLDRETSGLLVFAKSPEAKQPLQTQFEERTVQRVYTALVKGHVREQSGTLESRLVEDRSLRVHTARGPEGKTAVTRYRVLARGQDTTLLELSLDTGRRRQIRVQLAAIGHPIVGDREHGGPGGQFRRLCLHATRLGFIHPGSGKAMRFESAAPAAWV, from the coding sequence ATGAGCCGGGCGACGCTGGCGGATCGGCTGCGCGCGCTCTTCCCGGATTCCTCGGGCCGGAGCCTCAAGCAGTGGCTCGAATCCGGGCGCGTCGAGGTCAACGGGCGCGTGGCCCGGGACGGGCGCGCGGTCATGCGCGCAGGCGACCGCGTCGAGCTCGGCGGGCGCGGCCGCATCCCCTTCCCGAAGGGTCTCGGCCTCGTGTACCAGGACGATGCGATCGTCGTCGTGGACAAGCCGGCGAGGCTCCTCACCATGGCGACCGAGCGCGAGCGCGAGCGCACCGCCTACCGACTGCTCTGGGACTATCTCCAGGCCCAGCGGCCGCGCACGCGCCCCTTCATCGTCCACCGCCTCGACCGCGAGACCTCGGGGCTCCTGGTGTTCGCCAAGTCCCCGGAAGCCAAGCAGCCCCTCCAGACCCAGTTCGAGGAGCGCACGGTCCAGCGCGTCTACACGGCGCTCGTGAAGGGCCACGTGCGCGAGCAGTCCGGGACGCTCGAGAGCCGCCTCGTCGAGGACCGGAGCCTCCGTGTGCACACCGCGCGAGGCCCGGAAGGCAAGACGGCCGTCACGCGCTACCGGGTGCTCGCGCGCGGGCAGGACACGACGCTCCTCGAGCTCTCGCTCGACACGGGCCGGCGCAGGCAGATCCGCGTCCAGCTCGCGGCCATCGGCCACCCGATCGTCGGCGACCGCGAGCATGGCGGCCCCGGCGGCCAGTTCCGCCGGCTGTGCCTCCACGCGACCCGCCTCGGCTTCATCCACCCGGGCAGCGGCAAGGCCATGCGCTTCGAGAGCGCGGCGCCCGCGGCTTGGGTATAA
- a CDS encoding TIGR03560 family F420-dependent LLM class oxidoreductase, which produces MKVGIMIEGQEGLTWERWFRLAQAAEDLGYESLCRSDHLTGLGGESKRPSLETWTSLTALALRTKRIRFGPMVSPLTFYHPALLAKMAAAVDTLSGGRLDLGLGAGWNEHEHRMFGVPFLTVKERLDRLEAGARLIRSLEKGQPVTFKQPHFPLEKAESFPLPATGRYRIVIGGRGEKRTLKIVAEFADEWNVTRVDIPGFVQKRAVLAEHSRAFGRDPEAIARSLMIPCAIGRDSAEVANRIAGMRAIFPALPADEAAWHAASFLAGSPERIVADLKAWKQAGLQRVLLQTLDQEDLPGLELFAREVMPKL; this is translated from the coding sequence ATGAAGGTAGGGATCATGATCGAAGGGCAGGAAGGGCTCACGTGGGAGCGCTGGTTCCGGCTGGCGCAGGCGGCCGAGGACCTGGGCTACGAGTCGCTGTGCCGCTCCGACCATCTCACGGGCCTCGGCGGCGAGTCCAAGCGGCCGTCGCTCGAGACGTGGACGTCGCTGACGGCGCTCGCGCTCCGCACGAAGCGCATCCGCTTCGGCCCTATGGTCTCGCCGCTGACCTTCTACCACCCGGCGCTCCTCGCCAAGATGGCCGCGGCGGTGGACACCCTCTCGGGCGGCCGGCTGGATCTCGGCCTCGGCGCCGGCTGGAACGAGCACGAGCACCGGATGTTCGGCGTGCCCTTCCTGACGGTCAAGGAGCGGCTCGACAGGCTCGAGGCGGGCGCGCGGCTCATCCGCTCGCTCGAGAAGGGCCAGCCTGTCACGTTCAAGCAGCCGCACTTCCCGTTGGAGAAGGCCGAGAGCTTCCCCCTGCCCGCAACGGGCCGCTACCGCATCGTCATCGGCGGGCGCGGCGAGAAGCGCACGCTCAAGATCGTCGCCGAGTTCGCGGATGAGTGGAACGTGACGCGCGTGGACATCCCCGGCTTCGTCCAGAAGCGCGCCGTGCTGGCCGAGCACAGCCGCGCCTTCGGCCGCGACCCCGAGGCCATCGCGCGCTCGTTGATGATCCCCTGCGCCATCGGGCGCGATTCGGCCGAGGTCGCGAACCGTATCGCCGGCATGCGCGCCATCTTCCCCGCGCTGCCCGCCGACGAGGCCGCGTGGCACGCGGCGTCCTTCCTCGCGGGCTCGCCGGAGCGCATCGTCGCGGACCTCAAGGCCTGGAAGCAGGCCGGGCTCCAGCGCGTGCTGCTCCAGACGCTCGACCAGGAAGATCTCCCAGGCCTCGAGCTCTTCGCGCGCGAGGTCATGCCGAAGCTCTGA
- a CDS encoding acetyl-CoA C-acyltransferase, with amino-acid sequence MREAVVVSSSRTPLAKSFRGSFNMTRPDDLAAHCIKDALGKVPQLDKTEIEDVILGSAQPSGAQGNNVARVALLRAGLPVSVAGTTVNRFCSSGLQAIAMAAHQIIVGGAEAAIGGGLESISMMKRDGDPNPWVKEHKPGLYMVMGDTAEIVAKRYKISRQAQDEFSLASQQRTARAQQEGFFKEELAPLQVVRGIVDRKTGEITGKEDYYVDKDECNRADTTLEGLLKLAPHFDKDSGQGSVTAGNSSQLSDGASATVLMSLDRAKALGIKPKLIFRGFAVAGCEPDEMGIGPVYAIPKLLKRMGVKMDEIGVWELNEAFASQVVYCRDKLGIPMDKLNPNGGAISIGHPFGMTGSRMVGTIANEMLRRKAKYGVVTMCIGGGQGAAGLFEACL; translated from the coding sequence ATGAGAGAGGCCGTCGTCGTCTCCAGCTCGCGCACCCCGCTCGCCAAATCGTTCCGGGGGTCGTTCAACATGACCCGCCCGGATGACCTGGCCGCCCACTGCATCAAGGACGCGCTCGGAAAGGTCCCGCAGCTCGACAAGACCGAGATCGAGGACGTGATTCTCGGCTCCGCCCAGCCCAGCGGCGCCCAGGGCAACAACGTGGCGCGCGTGGCCCTCCTTCGCGCCGGCCTGCCCGTCTCCGTCGCCGGCACCACCGTCAACCGCTTCTGCTCCTCGGGGCTCCAGGCCATCGCCATGGCCGCCCACCAGATCATCGTGGGCGGGGCCGAGGCCGCCATCGGCGGCGGGCTCGAGAGCATCAGCATGATGAAGCGCGACGGCGACCCCAATCCCTGGGTCAAGGAGCACAAGCCCGGCCTCTACATGGTCATGGGCGACACGGCCGAAATCGTGGCCAAGCGCTACAAGATCAGCCGCCAGGCGCAGGACGAGTTCTCGCTGGCGAGCCAGCAGCGCACGGCGCGCGCCCAGCAGGAAGGCTTCTTCAAGGAAGAGCTGGCGCCGCTCCAGGTCGTGCGCGGCATCGTGGACAGGAAGACGGGTGAGATCACGGGCAAGGAGGACTACTACGTCGACAAGGACGAGTGCAACCGCGCCGACACGACGCTCGAGGGTCTGCTCAAGCTGGCGCCGCACTTCGACAAGGACAGCGGCCAGGGTTCGGTGACGGCCGGCAACTCCTCGCAGCTCTCGGACGGCGCCTCCGCCACCGTCCTGATGTCGCTCGACCGCGCCAAGGCGCTGGGCATCAAGCCCAAGCTGATCTTCCGCGGCTTCGCCGTCGCCGGCTGCGAGCCCGACGAGATGGGCATTGGACCCGTCTACGCGATCCCGAAACTGCTGAAGCGCATGGGCGTCAAGATGGACGAGATCGGCGTGTGGGAGCTCAACGAGGCCTTCGCCTCGCAGGTGGTCTACTGCCGCGACAAACTCGGCATCCCGATGGACAAGCTGAATCCCAACGGCGGGGCGATCTCCATCGGCCACCCCTTCGGCATGACGGGCTCGCGCATGGTCGGCACCATCGCCAACGAGATGCTGCGGCGCAAGGCCAAGTACGGCGTGGTGACGATGTGCATCGGCGGCGGCCAGGGCGCCGCGGGTCTCTTCGAAGCCTGCCTCTAG
- a CDS encoding arylesterase, with amino-acid sequence MRPLLAALAAALALAAPAHAVERVIVAFGDSLTAGLGVTPEDSYPARLQARLRADGYAYRVVNASASGDTTAGGLRRVDWALKNRPDIVIVALGANDALRGQDLASVRANLDAIVARFQKAGVRVLVAGMEVPPNYGASYAADFRRLYAEVARKRGAAFMPFLLDGVAGNPRLNQPDGIHPTAEGYRVVVEHLWPFLQPLLAR; translated from the coding sequence ATGCGCCCTCTGCTCGCCGCCCTCGCCGCGGCGCTCGCGCTCGCCGCGCCGGCCCACGCCGTCGAGCGTGTGATCGTCGCGTTCGGTGACAGCCTGACCGCGGGGCTCGGCGTCACACCAGAAGATTCCTACCCGGCGCGTCTCCAGGCCAGGCTCCGCGCAGACGGTTATGCCTACCGGGTGGTCAACGCGAGCGCGTCCGGCGATACCACCGCCGGCGGGCTCAGGCGGGTGGACTGGGCGCTCAAGAACAGGCCCGACATCGTCATCGTCGCGCTCGGCGCCAACGACGCGCTGCGCGGCCAGGATCTCGCCTCCGTCCGCGCCAACCTCGACGCGATCGTGGCGCGCTTCCAGAAGGCGGGCGTGCGCGTGCTCGTTGCCGGGATGGAGGTGCCGCCCAACTACGGCGCGAGCTACGCGGCGGACTTCCGCCGGCTGTATGCCGAGGTGGCCCGCAAGCGCGGCGCGGCCTTCATGCCCTTTCTCCTCGACGGTGTCGCCGGCAACCCGCGCCTCAACCAGCCCGACGGCATTCATCCCACGGCCGAGGGCTACCGCGTCGTTGTGGAGCATCTCTGGCCCTTCCTCCAGCCGCTGCTCGCGCGATAG
- a CDS encoding glucose 1-dehydrogenase — MATSPFSLEKKVAIVTGGGVGIGRSIAIEFAKAGADVVICSRKKENLEPVVAEIKKLGRRSFCEAVDVRQEEAVKALVERTAKEMGRLDIMVNNAGASFRAKVEDISANGWNTVIQINVNGVFFGCKWAGKQMMAQGGGGAIINVSSIAGVYGSTMMAHYGTAKAAVINFTRALGMAWGRQGIRVNCIAPGPVETEGYLGVLTKQDPAAAKKAYDAVASRTGMGRWGKVHEIAYPCIFLASEASAFMTGATIIVDGGPSAREGDEAS, encoded by the coding sequence ATGGCAACGTCGCCGTTCTCGCTCGAGAAGAAGGTCGCGATCGTCACGGGAGGCGGCGTCGGCATCGGCCGCTCCATCGCCATCGAGTTCGCCAAGGCGGGCGCCGATGTCGTGATCTGCAGCCGCAAGAAGGAGAACCTCGAGCCCGTCGTGGCCGAGATCAAGAAGCTCGGCCGGCGCTCCTTCTGCGAGGCCGTCGATGTCCGCCAGGAGGAGGCGGTCAAGGCGCTCGTCGAGCGCACCGCGAAAGAGATGGGGCGTCTCGACATCATGGTCAACAATGCCGGCGCCTCCTTCCGCGCCAAGGTCGAGGACATCAGCGCCAACGGCTGGAACACGGTGATCCAGATCAACGTCAACGGCGTCTTCTTCGGCTGCAAGTGGGCGGGCAAGCAGATGATGGCGCAGGGCGGCGGCGGGGCGATCATCAACGTCTCCTCCATCGCCGGCGTCTACGGCTCGACGATGATGGCGCACTACGGCACGGCCAAGGCGGCCGTCATCAACTTCACCCGGGCGCTCGGCATGGCGTGGGGGCGCCAGGGCATCCGCGTCAACTGCATCGCGCCCGGACCGGTCGAGACCGAGGGGTACCTGGGCGTGCTGACGAAGCAGGACCCGGCCGCCGCCAAGAAGGCCTACGACGCGGTGGCGAGCCGCACGGGCATGGGGCGCTGGGGCAAGGTGCACGAGATCGCCTATCCGTGCATCTTCCTCGCCTCCGAGGCCTCGGCCTTCATGACCGGCGCCACCATCATCGTGGATGGGGGCCCGAGCGCCCGCGAGGGCGACGAGGCCTCCTAA
- a CDS encoding ABC transporter ATP-binding protein: MLLALRDVGKVWLIERTGERVSALESITLDVAPGEFLILLGPSGCGKSTLLQIIAGLEAPSSGEIRFPSVTRGVSPCAKPNGKLTSMVFQDYALFPWRTVMGNIVFGPEVRHVARGEREERARRLIDLVNLKGAEHRYPHELSGGMRQRVALARALANDPQIVLFDEPLAALDAQTRRVLQDELLRIWGETGKTFVYVTHSLQEAVLLGSRIVLMTAHPGRIRHIVDVPLARPRHLTGRAEADMLDRLDTELSEEVQRAMVT; the protein is encoded by the coding sequence GTGCTCCTCGCCCTCCGCGACGTCGGCAAGGTCTGGCTCATCGAGCGCACCGGCGAGCGCGTGAGCGCGCTCGAGTCCATCACTCTCGACGTGGCGCCCGGCGAGTTCCTGATCCTGCTCGGGCCGTCGGGCTGCGGCAAGTCCACGCTCCTCCAGATCATCGCCGGCCTCGAGGCGCCGTCGTCGGGTGAGATCCGCTTTCCATCTGTTACGCGCGGCGTCTCGCCCTGCGCCAAGCCCAACGGCAAGCTGACGAGCATGGTCTTCCAGGACTATGCCCTCTTCCCGTGGCGGACCGTGATGGGCAACATCGTCTTCGGCCCCGAGGTGCGACACGTGGCTCGCGGCGAGCGCGAGGAGCGGGCGCGGCGGCTGATCGATCTGGTCAACCTCAAGGGCGCCGAGCACCGCTACCCCCACGAGCTCTCCGGCGGGATGCGGCAGCGCGTCGCGCTCGCGCGGGCGCTCGCCAACGATCCCCAGATCGTCCTCTTCGACGAGCCGCTGGCGGCCCTCGACGCCCAGACGCGGCGAGTCCTCCAGGACGAGCTCCTGCGCATCTGGGGCGAGACCGGCAAGACCTTCGTCTACGTCACGCACAGCCTGCAGGAGGCGGTGCTTCTCGGCAGCCGCATCGTCCTCATGACGGCGCACCCAGGCCGGATCAGGCACATCGTGGACGTGCCCCTCGCGCGCCCGCGCCACCTGACGGGACGGGCGGAAGCGGACATGCTCGACCGCCTCGACACCGAGCTCAGCGAAGAGGTCCAGCGGGCGATGGTGACATGA